GTGCGGCGGAGCGGGCAATCCAACAAAGTTGCCGGGGGCGGCGCGGGGGCGGAGAACACGGCGGCCGGCAACAGAAGCTGTGGCACGGGCAGGCCGTTTTCCCGCATGATGATCGGCGCCGCGGCGTTCTCCTCCGCGAGCGCGACATGCAGGATGACGTTGTTGTAGGCGGAATCCTGATGGTGGCCGTGGTTGGTCCAATCGCGGGCATCGAGATGGAGCTCGACATCGCCCTGCAGCAGGCGGCCGGCAAGGCGCAGGGTGGCCTGTAAAAAATCCGGGCCGGCATCGCGATTGTACCGGCCCGGGGTCACCACTTCGATCCCCTCGCCTGCGGTCGTCTTCAGCCATTCTGCTGGAATACGCTGGCGCTGCCACAGCGCATGCAGCGCGGCTTCAGAGAATGCTGCCGGGGCAGCCATGGCACCCCTCCCGGAACGGGCGTTTGACGGCGTGATCACAGGGCGCGTGCCCGGCCTCACCAGGCGTAGCGCCAGCCGCGAATTTTCTGCGGCGGTTTGATCACGTGCATGCGTTTGAGTTTGGCAACCTGTTCGATGCGGCGTTCCGCCAGCCGGTCGGAGGCGACGTTGGTGGGCACGTGTTCGCGCCTGGCAATGGCGAAAATCTGACGCAGGATGTGGTAAATGCCCTCCGCGTCTTTGAGCGCCTTCTCGCGGTTATAGCCCTCGATCTCATTGGCGACATTGATCAGGCCGCCGGCGTTGATGACATAATCGGGGGCGTAGAGAATGTTCTTCTCCATCAAGATCTTGCCGTGGCGCTTTTCGTCTTCGAGCTGATTGTTGGCGCCGCCGGCAATTAGGCGGAATTTGAAGCGCGGGATGGTCTGATCGTTGATGATCGCGCCGAGGGCACAGGGCGCAAAGATTTCGGCGTCCGTGTCATAGATTTTATCCGCCTCCACGGCGGTGGCGCCGAAGTCGTTGACGGCACGCTGGACGCGCTCCGGCTTGATGTCCGAGATGAAAACTTTGGCGCCCTCCTTGGTGAGAAAATCCGCGAGGAAATAACCGACATGACCGGCGCCCTGAATCGCGACCTTGCGGCCGCACAGCGAGGGCGTGCCGAACACTTCCTCAGCGGCCGCCTTCATGCCGTGGTACACGCCGCGCGCGGTTACCGGCGAGGGATCCCCGCTGCCGCCCAATGCTTCGGAAATCCCCGTCACCCATTGCGTTTCCATCCGCACCCATTCCATGTCATGCACATCGGTGCCGACGTCCTCGGCGGTAATGTAGCGGCCGGCCAGCCCCTCGACGAAACGGCCAAAAGCGCGAAACAGCATCTCATGTTTGTCGGTGGAGGGGTCGCCGATGATCACCGCCTTGCCACCACCCAGGTTCAAACCTGCCGCCGCGGCCTTGTAAGTCATGCCGCGTGCCAGACGCAACACATCCTGCAATGCCTCTTCCTCGGTTTGGTAGGGCCACATGCGTGTACCGCCCAGTGAAGGTCCAAGTGTGGTGTCATGAATGGCAATGATGGCCCGCAAACCCGTGTCACGATCGTGACAAAAGACAACCTCTTCATGGTTGTAGCTGCTCATACTTTCAAATAATCGCATATTCATCCACCCTTCAAGAATGTGACCTTCCTGCTGCCATTTGCCAAAGTGTAAAAAATCTTTGCCCAAAGGTCAAGCAGGGTTTGTCTGCAGCCTCAGGCTGCAGTGGTGCTGGTTCAGGCCTGCAATCTGAATTGCGGAGTGCACCGCTTCCGCCTGGCACCCCGGCTCGGCCTGCGAATAAATTCCCAGACTTAAAGCTGAAAGCGCCTGCCGGCGGCTGCCCGTCAATCGCGTGACAAGCCAGCCCTTGCCGGCTCGCGCTTCGCACCTGCGATTTCCCTCACAGGCGGCAAGGACAACCCGACCCCTGCAAAATTCAGGGATGCACACATACGCGAAAATTTTTTTGAACCGCCAAGCGCGCCAGGCACACCAAGAGAATGGCAGGGCTGGCTTCACGCGTTGGGGTCGGCCTGCCAACCGCATTCTGTTTGAAAACTGCGCGCGGTTTACGAGTGGAGGGCGAAGTATCGCCACCGACTCCGTGTGACAGCCGGCAGATTGCTGCCGGCTGCCGCATGGACAGGCTCGTCGAAGGTTGTATCAACAACTGCTGCCCACACACGAGGCCCAACGACCGACCTGCTTGCAATGATGCGAC
This genomic window from candidate division KSB1 bacterium contains:
- a CDS encoding leucine dehydrogenase; the protein is MRLFESMSSYNHEEVVFCHDRDTGLRAIIAIHDTTLGPSLGGTRMWPYQTEEEALQDVLRLARGMTYKAAAAGLNLGGGKAVIIGDPSTDKHEMLFRAFGRFVEGLAGRYITAEDVGTDVHDMEWVRMETQWVTGISEALGGSGDPSPVTARGVYHGMKAAAEEVFGTPSLCGRKVAIQGAGHVGYFLADFLTKEGAKVFISDIKPERVQRAVNDFGATAVEADKIYDTDAEIFAPCALGAIINDQTIPRFKFRLIAGGANNQLEDEKRHGKILMEKNILYAPDYVINAGGLINVANEIEGYNREKALKDAEGIYHILRQIFAIARREHVPTNVASDRLAERRIEQVAKLKRMHVIKPPQKIRGWRYAW